One genomic segment of Desulfomicrobium sp. ZS1 includes these proteins:
- a CDS encoding GNAT family N-acetyltransferase, with protein sequence MPYSFRSARILAQPVTGAETPEIETVYAGNRELLLLLDRENDPPVLARRFVEHQNLPPRGCRSSLHNLILREPMASDIIGLMSLYTGYPKGDVAYVGELFLSAEFQGIGLGREAYLSLEAMLRPGPMTRVRVGVGLKNWNALRFWIRLGFMQVTGMSGDRCFGPGRHAFLELQKNL encoded by the coding sequence ATGCCGTATTCATTCCGTAGCGCACGCATCCTCGCCCAGCCCGTAACCGGGGCCGAAACCCCGGAAATCGAGACTGTTTATGCCGGAAACAGGGAGCTGCTGCTGCTTCTGGACCGCGAAAACGATCCGCCCGTCCTGGCCCGTCGCTTTGTCGAGCACCAGAACCTGCCGCCGCGAGGGTGCAGGTCCTCCCTGCATAATCTCATTTTGCGCGAACCCATGGCCAGCGACATCATCGGGCTTATGAGCCTGTACACCGGTTACCCCAAAGGCGATGTCGCCTATGTTGGGGAACTTTTCCTGAGCGCCGAATTTCAGGGCATCGGCCTGGGCCGAGAGGCCTATCTGAGCCTGGAGGCCATGCTGCGTCCCGGGCCCATGACCCGCGTGCGGGTGGGAGTGGGGCTTAAGAATTGGAATGCCCTGCGGTTCTGGATCAGGCTCGGTTTCATGCAGGTCACGGGAATGAGCGGTGACCGCTGTTTCGGTCCCGGACGGCACGCCTTTCTGGAGCTGCAGAAAAATCTGTGA
- a CDS encoding class I SAM-dependent methyltransferase: MQIQDDYELLDSGNGQKLERFGTVILARPCAQAVWEPSQPELWESASATFDRKDGLNWHGRARLPEEWIVTVRGVRMRLSTTDFGHLGIFPETLDLWQWIAGAVRQGAAAHGEAPRFLNLFAYSGGATLAAALAGAQCCHLDASKGMVEWARGNAALNGLEDSGTRFIVDDVSAFLKREVRRGRKYDCVLLDPPSFGRGKRGELYKVEKNVQETLDLVRQVLSDTPLFVILTSHTPGFSPIVLRNLLEQTFGKGTLACGEMLLHGGQEVLDLPSGTWGRWEANRSQI, translated from the coding sequence ATGCAGATACAGGACGATTACGAACTTCTCGACAGCGGCAACGGACAAAAACTGGAACGATTCGGTACCGTCATCCTGGCCCGCCCCTGCGCCCAGGCCGTATGGGAACCCTCGCAGCCCGAGCTCTGGGAATCCGCCAGCGCCACCTTCGACCGCAAGGACGGGCTGAACTGGCACGGGAGGGCGCGTCTGCCCGAGGAATGGATCGTGACCGTGCGCGGGGTGCGCATGCGCCTTTCGACCACGGATTTTGGCCATTTGGGCATTTTTCCGGAGACCCTTGATCTGTGGCAATGGATCGCCGGCGCTGTGCGCCAGGGCGCGGCCGCGCACGGGGAGGCCCCGCGCTTCCTCAATCTCTTCGCCTATTCCGGCGGCGCGACCTTGGCTGCTGCCCTGGCCGGGGCGCAGTGCTGCCATCTCGACGCGTCCAAGGGGATGGTCGAGTGGGCACGCGGCAACGCCGCCCTGAACGGCCTTGAGGATTCGGGAACCCGCTTCATTGTCGACGATGTGAGCGCGTTCTTGAAGCGCGAGGTGCGGCGCGGGCGCAAGTACGACTGCGTGCTGCTGGACCCTCCATCTTTCGGGCGGGGCAAGCGCGGAGAACTCTACAAGGTCGAAAAGAACGTGCAGGAGACCCTGGACCTGGTCCGTCAGGTTTTAAGCGACACGCCGCTTTTCGTCATCCTGACCTCGCACACGCCGGGTTTTTCGCCCATCGTGCTCAGGAACCTGCTGGAGCAGACTTTCGGAAAGGGAACTCTGGCCTGCGGGGAAATGCTGCTGCATGGCGGGCAGGAGGTTCTGGACCTGCCCAGCGGCACATGGGGAAGATGGGAAGCGAACAGATCTCAAATTTGA
- a CDS encoding tRNA (cytidine(34)-2'-O)-methyltransferase yields the protein MQIALYEPEIPPNTGTIARLCAASTTRLNLIEPLGFSLDDKYLKRAGLDYWPHVDKRIWPSWAAFLAGRDPGRLVFTSARQGVAYHRFSFRADDIIVLGPETRGLPPEVLHDAQDLIRIPIWGKVRSVNLANAAAVLLYEAYRQTGELDLREGQPAAP from the coding sequence ATGCAAATCGCCCTTTACGAGCCTGAAATTCCCCCCAACACCGGGACCATCGCCCGGCTCTGCGCCGCCTCCACCACCCGCCTGAATCTGATCGAACCCCTGGGCTTCAGCCTGGACGACAAATACCTCAAAAGGGCGGGGCTCGACTACTGGCCGCACGTGGACAAGCGGATCTGGCCGTCCTGGGCCGCCTTTCTTGCGGGCCGCGATCCGGGCCGACTGGTTTTCACCAGCGCGCGCCAGGGGGTAGCCTACCACCGGTTTTCCTTCAGGGCCGACGACATCATCGTGCTCGGCCCGGAGACCCGGGGCCTGCCCCCGGAAGTACTCCATGACGCGCAGGATCTGATCCGCATCCCCATCTGGGGAAAAGTCAGAAGCGTCAACCTGGCCAATGCCGCAGCCGTGCTTCTCTACGAGGCCTATCGTCAGACCGGGGAACTGGACCTGCGCGAGGGCCAGCCCGCCGCCCCCTAA
- the cbiB gene encoding adenosylcobinamide-phosphate synthase CbiB, with amino-acid sequence MSDTLYSLPLNLSLFVFLLGCVALDLLFGDPRDWPHPVRLIGKILARLEGWTTSFFLGPRIGGALSVAAVAAGSAAVVLLLTGLPLVGEILALYLGYAGLALGCLLRETNTVLALLEDGRLAAARAHLAGLVSRDTEDMTEDEVCRALGETLAENFNDGFVAPLFWLCLLGPAALWAYKAVSTVDSMWGYRTPRFEKIGKAGARADDILAWMPARLAAISIWATGWMLLRPAAWERIARDARSMDSPNAGWPMSAAAHVAGVSMGGPTRYFGEIKDKPFLGPLGVTWSPRRVRGMLRALLPAALLCTLVLTIAGSSLSWWNLG; translated from the coding sequence ATGTCCGACACGCTCTACAGTCTGCCGCTGAACCTGTCACTCTTCGTCTTCCTGCTGGGCTGCGTGGCCCTGGACCTGCTCTTTGGCGATCCCCGCGACTGGCCGCACCCTGTGCGGCTCATCGGCAAAATACTGGCGCGTCTTGAGGGCTGGACAACATCTTTTTTTCTTGGACCGCGCATAGGCGGAGCCCTGAGCGTCGCCGCCGTGGCCGCGGGCAGCGCGGCCGTGGTCCTTCTGCTGACCGGCCTGCCCCTGGTGGGAGAGATCCTGGCCCTGTACCTTGGCTATGCGGGGCTGGCCCTGGGCTGTCTGCTGCGGGAAACGAACACCGTACTGGCCCTGCTCGAAGACGGGCGGCTGGCGGCGGCCCGCGCCCATCTGGCCGGGCTGGTCAGCAGGGACACGGAAGACATGACCGAGGACGAAGTCTGCCGCGCCCTGGGCGAGACCCTGGCCGAAAATTTCAATGACGGATTCGTGGCCCCCCTCTTCTGGCTCTGCCTGCTGGGGCCCGCCGCGTTGTGGGCCTACAAGGCCGTGAGCACCGTGGACTCCATGTGGGGGTACCGCACGCCGCGTTTCGAGAAGATCGGCAAGGCCGGGGCGCGGGCCGACGACATCCTGGCCTGGATGCCCGCCCGCCTGGCCGCCATCTCCATCTGGGCCACGGGCTGGATGCTGCTGCGCCCCGCCGCCTGGGAACGCATCGCGCGCGATGCCCGGAGTATGGACAGCCCCAATGCGGGCTGGCCCATGAGCGCCGCCGCCCATGTGGCAGGCGTGAGCATGGGCGGCCCGACCCGTTATTTCGGAGAGATCAAGGACAAGCCGTTCCTCGGGCCGCTCGGTGTGACCTGGTCCCCGCGGCGCGTTCGCGGCATGCTGCGCGCGCTGCTGCCGGCCGCGCTGCTGTGTACCCTGGTCCTGACCATCGCGGGAAGCTCTTTGAGCTGGTGGAACCTCGGCTGA